The following are encoded together in the Ranitomeya imitator isolate aRanImi1 chromosome 4, aRanImi1.pri, whole genome shotgun sequence genome:
- the LOC138677030 gene encoding uncharacterized protein codes for MSNRVEFIRDFIEIYQSFPCLWKIKSPEYCNREKRREGYLQLIELYNRQAPDEAANEAVIKKKIQALRTVWRKELNKVLQTTRSGASTEEVYVPKLWYFEHLNFLRDQEVPRTSTCLRLLAPVEPIVSENHAEQESQGQQDDSAQESTLDCSQDCTTTDLVEAAPARSQSRQGPRKRKATSDASNELLSLAKKVLTRNVSPALEGFGHYVVDKLAKMDDNQRILAERLILEAVNKGTDGDLDKNTCLVSSRPIQRTEPSNFNGWSQGQTSMRHNPHVSHFGQPPPNNSYTPIPLHMASPIRHQNFQPEQSSYHNL; via the exons atgtcaaatcgtgtggagttcatcagggatttcatagagatttatcagtcttttccctgcctctggaaaataaaatctcctgagtattgtaacagggaaaagaggagggagggttacttacagctcattgagctttacaatcgtcaggcaccagatgaggcagctaacgaagcagttattaaaaagaaaatccaggcgctccgcacggtctggaggaaggagctgaacaaggttcttcagactacaaggtccggagcttccactgaagaagtttatgtgccaaaactgtggtattttgagcatcttaattttctgagggaccaagaggtgccacggacttcaacgtgtcttcgattgttggcacctgtggaaccaatagtttcggagaaccacgccgagcaggagtcacaagggcaacaa gatgacagtgcgcaggagagtacacttgactgttcacaggactgcacaacaacagatttagtggaggctgcacctgccaggagtcaatcgaggcaaggtccaagaaaacggaaagccacctcagacgcctcaaatgaactattgagcctggcaaagaaggtgttgacaagaaatgttagccctgcgttagaggggtttggacactatgtggttgacaaactggcaaaaatggacgacaaccaaagaatactagcagagcgtctgattctggaagcagtaaacaagggtactgatggcgatttggacaagaacacttgtttggtctcttcccggccaatacagcggacagagccatcaaatttcaatggttggtcacagggtcagacatcgatgcgacacaatcctcacgtttcccacttcggccagccaccccctaataactcctacacaccaatacctttacatatggcttcgcccatcaggcaccaaaattttcagccggaacaatcgtcgtatcataatttgtga